tcctcctttccccatccccccccccctcctcccccctcctcctccttcccccatcATCATCCCCTCCTCAtttccccatcctcccctcctcctttccccatcctcctttccccatccctctcctccccatcctttcccccattccccctcctccttttccccatcatcacctcctcctttccccatcatccccctcctcctcccccccatttcccccctcctcctttccccatcattctttcccccatccccccctcctcctttccccatcctccctcccccctccccccctcctcctcatttccccatcctccccacccccccctcctcctcctcctcctccttttccccctcctcctttccccatcctcccctccccctcctcccatccttcACCCTCCCATTTTTCTTCTTCTCTTCCCCTCCTGCCAACATCCTTTCCTGCCTGTCTTCTCCCTCCCacttctctccatccttcccttcccctcccctcctgccagcctccaccctccctctatcCTTCCCTCCCTGCGCGCTCTCTGCCTCACTCTGTCCAGTCGACCTCACTAAAATGGCGGCCACATTGGCTCCTCGTGACGTCATCACACagtcgcaacccccccccccccccataaaaaatCTTCGGCCGGCCGTGAACAGCGCATGCGTGGGATGCGTGCCGAACCACACACGCGTCGCGTTGCGTGATGACGCACAGGTCCGACCGACCCGCCCCCCCCCGAGGGGTTGTCGATGCCGAGAGGAGACGAGAGGGTGATCGGcgccggcggcggcggcggcggcggcaccggGACCTCCACATCCCCCACACGTCTGACGTGAGGCTTGCGAGGGCCGCCCGCAGAGGTGTAGCGCCGGTTCACCGCGGGAGAAAGCGGAGGTACGTAGTTCTGCGGGTCAGGGGGGTCAATGGCACCAATGGGCCGCAGCACACACGTGATCAGAGGCCCCGCTGCCCTCGTCTCGGATTTAAAGGGCCCGTGTCCCACCTtaacccccccccatccaccctgaTAAAGGGAGCCATATCCCACCTTAACCTCCTCCCCACTGACATGTTAAAGGGTCCATATCCCTACTTAATCCACCGGCCTGTTAAATGTTCCCTATCCCTCCTTATGGGTCTGCAGCTTATTGTCCAATTGCAACCTCCATGAATGGCCCAGGAGAGGCTCTGTTAGATGGCAGCCAGGGCACGGGTGGCACTGCCATAGCCTCAGTAAAGAGTCCTCAGCCTTGGTGCAGAAGATCCACAAGGAAAAAAAAGTGCCGGAtttacttagtgggtcaggctgaTGTCTGTgaaagccccctcccctgacacgagtctgaagaagggtctcgacccgaaacgtcacccattccttctctctaaccCGTTCctacgctccagagatgctgcctggcccgctgagttactccagcattttgtgtctaccttgagcTTAAGTTGATTGGCAGTGTTTATTGGAAATGCATCCAGCAAATGAAATTGAAGTGAAGTTGATTTGCTAATATCTGATGGCAGGTTGTGATCGCAGGCCTTGCCCTATATCTAGCATCTCCGTGTCATGCTTTGCCCCACTCTCCCACCTAATTCGTTATTCCCCACTGCTTTCTCTATATTTACAATCTCCCCTCCCATTCATGCTATTATTGTTTGCCCTGTTCCCATCCTGCTCCACTCCCTCTTTcctcatctgttgggtaagataATGTTGAATTATAAGATAGAATATCCTTTGGGGAATGTTAGTATGTTAAAAATTTGAAACTCCATGTCTGAAAAGAAGATGGAAATAGAAGCCATAAAGAATTTGGATATCCATTTGAAGAGGCGTGATCTGTAGGACTACCGATTTAGTACTGGAGGACAGGATTAGACTGGGCAGTTCTTTTACAGCTGACATTTAATGGATTTTACAGATGACGGGCTGTATAGCCTGCATGGTAAACTTTCTGTGATTTCTATGATTCTGGTTTGCAGGTTGACTTGTGCAGTGAAACAGAGCAGAATGGCTGAGCAACTTCATAGCATCAACCTCCAGAATTTCAGCAGGTCCCTTCTGGAGACGCTGAACTCGCAGCGCCTGGGtggtcatttctgcgatgtaacCGTACGTATCCATAACACAGCTCTCCGAGCCCACCGCTGTGTCTTGGCTGCAGCTAGCCCCTTTTTCCACGATAAACTCTTGTTGGGCTACAGCGAGATTGAGGTCCCACCTCTGGTCTCAGCCCAGACTCTGCGACGACTAGTGGATTTTATGTATAGTGGCTCACTGATGGTCTCtcatgtggaggctttgcagaTCCTCACGGCAGCGAGTGTCCTTCAGATTAAAACCATAATCGACGAGTGCACACGGATCATTTCACAAAATGCCCTACAAAAGGCTCAGGGGGACCAACAAAAGATGGACCTCTCCGATGAGAAGGAAGCAGTTCTTTGCCAGAACACTGGCGACCAGATCCACAAGTTTCCCATGGGTTTTATTGAAACAGCATTGTCACCCCACACTGCTGAGAGAGAGTTTGACTTTGTACAGGGAGGTTCAAAGAACACAGCCACAGGTGATGGTGGGTACAAGGCAGAAGAAATGGTCCCCATTCTGTGCAGGCAACAAACATTAGCACGTCAGAAGGGAGTTGGAGAGCAGGCCATAACCGACCAGGAGAACCTGACTCTAATGGAGACTGGCCGCAATAATGAGGTGCGTGGAATCTGGTACAATACTGCAGCCAACCAGCGGCCCGAGATGGGGCTTTTGTCACAGGGCAGTCACAGCCGCAAGCAACGGCAGCCAATCAGACTTCAAATGGCTGACGGAAGTCAAGTGACCATCAAAGAAGAAGACGATGATCTCCTTTACTGTGGGGAGAGCATCGCTGTCCGAACCGTCTCCAACCAAATCGCACAGCAAAGCAACCAAGATGAACAGACCGAGGAAATCACTGAGGCGAATGCGTTTAACCCCAACCAGAGTGCAATGGAGGACCGACGAGACTCTGCTGGTCATCTGAGTTTGAGCAGCAaaggagatgagatggaattttTCAATGCCAGTGATCTCTTACCAGAAGAACTGAAGTCCTTTTGgcaaggagagaaggaggagaaggacaCTGCCGTACAGCAAAATCGCAAAGCGGACTGCAAGTCGCAGCTTGATGCTTCTTTTCCGCGGCCTTCAACATTCATGCAAGACTTTCTCCCAGGATCGACCATGCAATCCAACCTACGTAACCAGGGCTGTTCTGCACAATATGATGTTGAAGAAGACCCCACTGGAGCCGGCGCAACTACTCACCGCAGCCTTTACCAAATGGGCCTTCCTCAGTCCCATCATCTCCCACCATTGGCCTCCACCTCTCAGACGTGTGTGTCCAGCATTCCGGCACAGCCCTCGTGCCAGAATGCCCCGTTATTCCCAGATGGAAGCCAGGCAGTTCCAGCGAATCCCGGTGATGCCGAAAGGAAACCCTACGGATGCACGCAGTGTGGGAAAACCTTCAGCTCCAGACAGAACTATGCCAAGCACATGTTTGTCCACACCGGTAGGTTCAACATTGTTGTTCTCTTTTATTAAATGCAATCTTTCAGGTTctttttttaataacatttttataATACAAACAGAAGCCATTTTGCCAATTCCTTTGTTGAATAAGAATCAGTCCTATATCTCCCCTCTTACCCTAGAGCACTGCAATTTATTACCTCCCCAAAAGTATATCTCCCTCTCAAAAATTCCTGATTACCTCCATTTACACCCTCCTTAAAGATTGTGTTCAAAATCATAATCACTGTATTTTTAGAGAGAAAACAATGCCTTTGCATCATCTGGAATTTGCCCTATTACTTTGAGTTCTGTCCTCGCACTCACCCAATCATCTACTAATCATCAACACCGTTGAAAGCATTAACGGGCACggttccttacaatgccgtgtacgatagtgatcgcaacttctactgaagtgtggatggccgttggctcgccaggagctcatctgccctttgacaggtcttgtttttggtcctgctggaggtccacagccccctTGGAGTGTGACATTCTATTGTATAAGTCCACTTGGCATTGATCTATTTTCTTCATGAGCCCAGGCTATGCTGCAGCTAACATCTCTGTGTAATAAAGACTAAAATGTGAGTTGGGTTGGAAACCTTATTCCTGTGTGCATCTGCTCTTCTTGGTCAGTGGTCTGTGAGGAGATGAGGTAATTTGAGTGGTTCTGAGGAATCGCTCACCCCATATGTTTTCTATGCATTAAGTATCTGGTTCCCAAATTGAGTTGGTGGATATCTACCAAAGGTAGCTGGCTCTGTAAGGTTCACTACTACTGCGCTGTAATGTAAGGGTTCTGGGTAATGTGTGCCTGTTACAGATGGCAATAAATAACATAGGGCTGGAACCGGACATGAAGAGATAACTGTCGGCGTTAGTGGACAGGATTAATGATTAAGGAGTAATGTGACTTGCCACAAATGGGTTATAGCAAGCACTACACATGGtctggggatgagtcagagtccACCTTGGCAGTGTGCTCCTGTTCTCAGTACAATGAAACCATTCATTGCTGCATTGTCGGTTGGAAAGCAGAGGATACTTGATATTTGAATGAATGGAAGCACAGACGGAAATGTGTGaggagttagacacaaagtggtggaataactcagcgagtcaggcagcatctctggagtaaaggaacaggtgacttttcaagtcgagacccttcttcagactggagttccTCGGTCTCAGATTGAGGAAAAGACTCGTGAGCAATAGTGGGAAAATAACTAGTACATCTTGATAGTGCCTGTCACAGCACTATCAACAAGAAAATTGCCATCAAAATAGAACAATGGGAGTAAAGTACTTTGGTAGAGTTGGCACGGACATGATAGGAGCTGAATGCCCTGCTTCAGTGCTGAAGCCATTGTACAGCTCAATCAATATTTTGAAAagtcctcttctcccctcgaccatcaggcaaaaggtatagaagtgtgaaaacgcagtttcttcccagctgttatcaggcaactgaatcatccgagcacaactagaaagcagtcctgaacggCCCTATCATGTCCGCGCCAACTCTACCAGAGCCAGTTCcacttctccccatacctccgAGTTCtttgaaggataaatattggaGAAAGCACCATGCTCTTCAAGCTGGTTCTATGAGAGCTTTTGCAGTCCTCTCGATGAGCATATTGAGCCTCAGCATAACATTTTGTTTTATAGATACCATCTTCTGCTCCGTCAGAATTGCACTGGAGTGTTAGCCAACGacatggggagaagccagggacacgggttattgattggggacgatcagccatgatcacaatgaatggcggtgctggctcgaagggccgaatggcctcctccggcacctattttctatgtttctaggtgtgGGAATTGAATCCCTGACCTTTTGACTCAAGTGAGAGAACTAACCATTGGATGATGTAAAGAGAATGTGCAGCAGCCAGAATGCAACTGAATGTGCACATAGAATAATGTATTCCTGGAAATAATCAAATTCATTTCTGCAAATATTAGAAGGCATCACACCCTTTAATTCAGTTGTCCACATTTGTGGCACTTACCTCGTTGACTGGTAAGTGAACTACCTATGTTTGCTTCTTGGCAGGTCTTGCCTAGTACTAATTGTGTACATTCTTAGTatcttccctctcctcttttGAAGATGTTTTGTCTCATTGGAATCCATAAAGTCAGCACTGTCTATTCAGTCGAGTCACTACTCTATGCTGAAGTTCGGTGTTTAACTACTAAATATCTCTCAGCTGACTTAAAATGATGGCCACATTCCCACTGAGGTGAAGGGCAGTGGTCAGGAGCAGGGTCTGTCtggctctcactctctcccttgcTCTGGAGTTAATAATATCGCTTGCAAGCCTTGGGTTCAGGCTACGAAGGGTTGTGTAAACATGTGTGCAGAATGCTCCTTTTATCACACCAGTTTTCCACTGATTTGCTGCTTACTGAATGGTTTTAATCACTGTTCATTTTGTGCAGTTGAAGTCTCTGATTTACTGATGTctttcctctccccacctcctccgcAGGTGAGAAGCCTCATCAGTGCAGCGTGTGCTGGCGTTCGTTCTCGCTCAGGGACTACTTGATAAAGCACATGGTGACGCACACAGGCGTGCGAGCGTACCAGTGTCCTGTGTGCAATAAACGCTTTACCCAAAAGAGCTCCCTTAACGTGCACATGCGGCTCCACCGTGGCGAGAAGGCCTTCGAGTGCCACGTGTGTAACAAGCGATTCTCGCACAAGACTCTGCTGGAGAGGCATATGGCCACACACGTCGTATAAACTGCCGGTGCACTGAGCCCGAGCCGTACAAGCCCCACACCAGTTCTGCCTGGGGAAGATCGACGTACTCTGCAAACCCAAGCCCCCCCACGCACCAACGAGTGTTTAGCCAGGAATATGAACCAGCTTTTGAGTGAACACAATGTGCGGTAGAGGTAGCCACCATAAAGGTGGGAACAGCTTAACCTTCCTCCGTTTTCCATGCCCCACCGCTGAACTTCCTCCAAACCCTGCAAGTAGTTGTCAAACTCGGCTCGGAGTGGCTGCATCAGCCTGGATCACACTCTGGCACCCCAGAGCAGGAAAGACCCGGCTCCTGGGTCTCTGTTCAGGTAACTAATCTGAGCCACCGTCCACATCCACCGGTCAGAAAGAGGAACATCCAGCAGCGTGCACTAGCCATTAGTAGATGTTCTGATGAGATTGCCTTGGCCGTGATGGCCCAGAACAGTTAATAGAAATAGTCACTTCttttttcgtgtggcgtgcacagcctaaagttgttggacaacttgttctatttgatcttccgtttgtgcacgtcgagttgattgcattagtcgaaacagggcggaccacgtgaaggttgcaatcttccgccCCAGAAATAGTCACTAAAAAAGGCTATTCAACCCATCATCTCCTATACAGAGGGATAAAGGGCTACCCAGCTGATTTGTGTATCACAGAACATTGCCCCGGAGTTCTGTATTATTACAATACAAAAGCATATTGCCTTTATATAGTGCCTTCATTGGAGCAAAATATCCTAGGGTGTCTCACAGGAGTGTTTTTAAACAAAAACTGAAACCTTAGCCACATACGCAAATTTTGCTACAAATGACCAAAGGCTTGGTCAACAAAGCATCgtaaaggaggagagagaagccAAAAAATGAtttaggtcaagtcaagtcaagtttatttgtcacatacacatacgagatgtgcatatTCCAGAGCTTAAGGCCTTGGCAGCTGAAGTCATAGTTACTGGAAGAGGAGCAATTAAATATAGGGATGAtcagagggacaggactggcggAGCAGAGAAATCTCTTgagggaatgggatttaaaaggaATGAAAACCGTGGGATTTTTAAACCAGAAGTTAATTTTAAATGAGACGTTGCTTAACTGGGACCCAACGTGGGTCAGCAAGCATAGAGATGAGTGTGAATTGAGTCGGTGTGAGTTAGGGCCCAGTTTTACATGGAAGGCCAGCCAGGAGAATCAAGTGACACGGCTAGAACTTCCACAGCTGAGACTGACAGTGTCCGAATGCTCAGCCAACTGCTATttattactccggcattttgtgtctatctttgctatttaAATGCAGTGAATTCACTACCATCTGCAATTATTTTTAATCCTTCAGCCTATTCCTGTATTTTCTATTCCCCTTCTTACCACTCTGTTAAAGGGTGTGGTGGGTTCTCATTATCCAACATATTTTGGTCTTTCGCTGTTTTATTTCCGTCAATTCTCCATTTGGCCTCCCCTTTTCCAAAGTGAACTAACCCAATTTAGTCGCACTTGCCTCATAATCATAATTTTTTCAGCTCTTATAATATCCTCATAATATCCTCTCCAGCCTCTCGTTCTTTTGTGTGGTGACAATATCTGTACAAATACCCCTGCTGTGGCCTAAACATAGACCTTTCTGGCTCTTATATTCTTTGGCTCAGCCAATAAAGGAAAAGATTCTGGATTCCAGACACAATAGTGGATGAGTTAACAACCCATGTTTTTTCTCTGCCCACCTTGAATGAAGAATCCCAATTGAATAATATATCCAAGGTCGTGTGGGGGTAAACTAACTAGCATAGTATCTTCGACATATAGTGCATTGAAATGATTAGTCGCAACCCCTTTGAAAATAATCTAATTAATGATATTGTTTAAATTTGATACACTCTCATTGATCCGTTTTTCATCAGCCGACTAATCATATGTTTTGTTAAAGATGCAAAAGGGACTCAGTCTGCAATTTCCAGCCTCCTCCAGGCTTGATTTGCGATGGATTTTATTATTCAGCTGATAATTGGACAACCAGCTGCTTTAGCTATGCAGATCCTAATATTTTTAACTACTGTCTGAAGTATTTCAGAATTATTTCAAACTTAATAAAATGTGCTTGGATATAATTGCTGTATGCATGAAATCCAGGCTGGTAGCTTGACATGTCTCCATCCTCACACATGTCATATTTTTATAAAGCTGCTGTAATAATTACTTGTCTTGCCTGTGCCTGATGGTAGTACCACAGTGGTTACACTGTGTCAGGATACCTTCCCTCCCCAAACTCCATCACCCACCACTGTTCCAGATGATCTTTCAGTGTAAGTGGAGCTTCATTCAATGATATGCCCTCCTTATTCTGCCTTCATCCTCAGATAATCCTAGTCCCCTATCATGATAATTGAATGTTGAAGCCAGGGCAGCCCAAAGGGATTCTCTGTCCTTTCCCCCAGGATCAGCCATTATGTCGGCTGAGACTGGCAGTATTTCCTACCTGGGGCCACAGGAAGATGCAGACATTGTATATTGGGATGAAGCTGGTTTGAGAAAGCCAAGAATTttctttatattttatttatagatcatgaatatatatttatCACAGCTTCTTTGTAGCTTCAGACAAACCGGCAATATTGATCAGACAAGGGTTTCCAGGAGTTTGTAGGCTGCGATAGATTAGCTGACCTTGTGCAGACTGATATTGCTCATTTTGGCATCCTGATTGCGATGAAAGTCAAACAGTGTTCTGCTGCAGATTAATTATCAGGGACCCAGTCTAAAAGCAATGTGATGGCAAGCTAGGATCACCTCTATTCCCATCCTATTGCAATTAAGCAGCTTGTCACGGTTCAAACACATGAGTGTGCTATCTACTAAGCTGAGTGTCATAAATTGACCTTGTGGCAAGAATTAGGACAATTTCATCCCATTGTAGAGAATTTAAAATTGTACCTACTTGGTtttcagtggtggggggggggggggggggggggataaatctTTGCCTATGTTGGTTGCATAGTATGCTGAAGTTATCTTTAAATTATAGTTGGATCCAGCTACTGGAGCAAGCCACAACATTGCAAGCTACCACCCTGGTTTCCAGCTTCCCTCCAGTAGAAACAGAGTGTCCATGAGATTGCTGATGAGATATGGAGCCCAGCAAAatttagcaaaacacaaaatgttggagtaactcgacaagtcaggcagcatttgtggagggagtgaatagtgatgtttcggatcgggacattgattgtagtaagggggagagagaggtggggagggaggggggggggggcaagtcaagttataggtggatacaggtgagggggtgttaTTTAATGTATAACTGACTTTCCTTTTACTGCTTTAGCTAGTGATGATCTTGATCTATGGGACTACATGCCTTTTTGCCAGATTTGGCATACCGTGTAGGATGGCTGGCCAGAATCCTGTGTAGAGCTTGATGTCTGATCTAGTGTCACCTGACGATCCTGGAACAGTGGCTGCCCTCTGTGGAGTCACTACTGATCCCTGTCAAGTGCTAACTGTTGATTAAAAAATGATTAGTTCAATAGTGGGGTGGAACAATTGCCCGTGTGCTCTGGAAGCCAAATTCTATTAAGAGATGAATACTCTGTGTAGGACTCTTTAGGATCAGGCAGTGCTGTGAAATAAAAAATACCCTGCCTGTTTCTAATCATTCGTCAAAAGGATCCAAAATACTGTCAAGAACACTGCTATCATGTTTCATATTTTCAGCTATACAAGCCTGTATACTTGGAGCGCATCTTATCGCCAAGCAATGTATTGCTGCAGGAGTTCTCGGGAGGAAATCCTCCAGAGATCTGTTTAATAGCTTCACTACTAATGCTGCCTTGCCCTATTTGTTAGCAGTCTGTGCATCATTTTGTTGGTCCGTCTGAGATTCTCGGATCCTGAATCCAGAATGTGATCCCGCCACAGATATTGTACCAACTTCCTCCTCTGTCTCAATTGGTGAATGCGCCTCTAGCTTTAGAAATAATCCAATGGCAGGGTTTATTGATGTTCATTGTTGGGCTATCTACTCTGAATCTCCATCCATTGATCAATATGCTGGTGTCAGTAAGGCTGGGGTTGGGTAAGGAGTGAGCACAGCCCTCGTGGGCTATTCATTCACAAACTGGAAAAGAAAGTAATAGTCTTTCCCAGTCCACCTGCTCAGAACTGAGCAAACCTGCCTCTTGACAAGGCGGTTTTGGATTGAGCTTGATTCTAAACTCAGAAGAGAATTAATTGAGGGTTACTGGACTGCCCCAGCTACATTTTCTCCCTTGTGTCATAACTGAACCTGATGCTAGCCTTCTAATTAAACCAGTGGTGAATTAAGGAGTGGGTGCAATGAACTTTAACTTGGAAAGCATCCTCTGCCATTGTTTAATGAGAACTGCAACTCCCAATCTGAGATTGCAAGTCAAGTGTAGATCCTGGGATCTTACTCAGGCTTTGGAATGCTTCCAAACAAAGCtaggttgggaaaaggagaatccAAAGCAAGGATGAGACTCCAATAAGGAGACCAGGTAGGAGGAGAAAGCGAGAAAGACTGCGGGGATAGGGTGAGGGTGTATTTGGGGTAGTTTTTGGCAGCTGTCAGTGATGGAACTGCCATTAGAGTATGGGTTGACGGAGGTGAGATGGTTCAGAGATTCCTGATCCACATCACTGCCCCAGGAATTCCCATTCCCGATCACTGCCCTGGAAGTTCAGCTCATGATCACTGCCTGGGGATCCCTAATCCTGTTCACTGCCCAGGGTTACCAACTCCTGATTACAGTACCCAGTCACTCTCTGGCACGGATTCCTGATTAAAAATTATATGTGAGCATGTCAGTGTTCAGCTTTAAAATTTAAAACAGTAACATTTGCTGAGATAAACATCTGTATTTAAAAGGGACAGAGGGTACTGCCTCCGGGGAGAATCAACACTTCAGGGAGGCTCTGTACCTTTAGTTACTATACCACAGAGAGTTGGCACCTTCAAAAACTGTACCCCCAGGAGAGACAAAAACTATCTCTCAGAGTCAACACCATTGGGACTGTACCCCAGAGAGTCAGGAACTGCACCTCAAGACTGTACCCCAAAGAGGAATGTCTACATatttggggagggagaggggggaaatacAAGTATCCAGCTGAACAAATGTTTTCATCGAGAGATGAAAAATTAACTTGTGGAGACTGACAGAGAATTAGTTTATATAAGCATTGGCTTGTGAAGCAGttatagagtgtgtgtgtgcgtgtgtgttgatGATTTAAGTGCCTCAGTGCAAGGAATCCACTTGTGACAGCATGTGTGTAATATTATTGTGGAACAAATGATTTTTTAGAGAACATTTTTACATAGGTTTGGATGTTTATAACTCGCAAAGaggattttaaaatatttaatgacGTGATCAATTTTCTTTCTCAGAGTAATATGCAGCTGGCTCATTGTCATTTGCTTCTGCCTATGGACTATTGGTAGTAATGAGTGTGTGGATTTTTTAATGTGCAATAGCTTGTGGGGTGAAGCTGCCCATGTTAGGGATGGTCTTCAGTGCCTCTGGCTGGCTGGCCAGACATCTATCTTTTAAGTAAATTGCAACACTTGCTGGTGGTGTCAGTCTGCGAGTGGTGTATTGATCATGATGCCCATTCCTGACTAGATAGGTGTGGAATAGGAGCTCGAGGTTACGTTTTGCTTTGCTGCTGCTGAACTTCATCAAACAGCCCCAAG
This genomic window from Leucoraja erinacea ecotype New England chromosome 37, Leri_hhj_1, whole genome shotgun sequence contains:
- the LOC129713833 gene encoding zinc finger and BTB domain-containing protein 20-like isoform X2, giving the protein MTHRSDRPAPPRGVVDAERRREGDRRRRRRRRRHRDLHIPHTSDVRLARAARRGVAPVHRGRKRRLTCAVKQSRMAEQLHSINLQNFSRSLLETLNSQRLGGHFCDVTVRIHNTALRAHRCVLAAASPFFHDKLLLGYSEIEVPPLVSAQTLRRLVDFMYSGSLMVSHVEALQILTAASVLQIKTIIDECTRIISQNALQKAQGDQQKMDLSDEKEAVLCQNTGDQIHKFPMGFIETALSPHTAEREFDFVQGGSKNTATGDGGYKAEEMVPILCRQQTLARQKGVGEQAITDQENLTLMETGRNNEVRGIWYNTAANQRPEMGLLSQGSHSRKQRQPIRLQMADGSQVTIKEEDDDLLYCGESIAVRTVSNQIAQQSNQDEQTEEITEANAFNPNQSAMEDRRDSAGHLSLSSKGDEMEFFNASDLLPEELKSFWQGEKEEKDTAVQQNRKADCKSQLDASFPRPSTFMQDFLPGSTMQSNLRNQGCSAQYDVEEDPTGAGATTHRSLYQMGLPQSHHLPPLASTSQTCVSSIPAQPSCQNAPLFPDGSQAVPANPGDAERKPYGCTQCGKTFSSRQNYAKHMFVHTDTIFCSVRIALEC
- the LOC129713833 gene encoding zinc finger and BTB domain-containing protein 20-like isoform X1, with product MTHRSDRPAPPRGVVDAERRREGDRRRRRRRRRHRDLHIPHTSDVRLARAARRGVAPVHRGRKRRLTCAVKQSRMAEQLHSINLQNFSRSLLETLNSQRLGGHFCDVTVRIHNTALRAHRCVLAAASPFFHDKLLLGYSEIEVPPLVSAQTLRRLVDFMYSGSLMVSHVEALQILTAASVLQIKTIIDECTRIISQNALQKAQGDQQKMDLSDEKEAVLCQNTGDQIHKFPMGFIETALSPHTAEREFDFVQGGSKNTATGDGGYKAEEMVPILCRQQTLARQKGVGEQAITDQENLTLMETGRNNEVRGIWYNTAANQRPEMGLLSQGSHSRKQRQPIRLQMADGSQVTIKEEDDDLLYCGESIAVRTVSNQIAQQSNQDEQTEEITEANAFNPNQSAMEDRRDSAGHLSLSSKGDEMEFFNASDLLPEELKSFWQGEKEEKDTAVQQNRKADCKSQLDASFPRPSTFMQDFLPGSTMQSNLRNQGCSAQYDVEEDPTGAGATTHRSLYQMGLPQSHHLPPLASTSQTCVSSIPAQPSCQNAPLFPDGSQAVPANPGDAERKPYGCTQCGKTFSSRQNYAKHMFVHTGEKPHQCSVCWRSFSLRDYLIKHMVTHTGVRAYQCPVCNKRFTQKSSLNVHMRLHRGEKAFECHVCNKRFSHKTLLERHMATHVV